A genome region from Choloepus didactylus isolate mChoDid1 chromosome 14, mChoDid1.pri, whole genome shotgun sequence includes the following:
- the LOC119508917 gene encoding elongin BC and Polycomb repressive complex 2-associated protein-like has translation MATRLPSLQLAGQVGWHSRGILEQDPVVAVPAPARSVWAPPPGSLAKASHPTPIQDSCRGGLSPVAFLLLLTGCLAVTPWPKAEGICQAGDGSHGARPACPAVQERHIVLLIERRVGEALASGGDTSQELCKEAWQRLLQGRAGGTRIYYAPSMAGCLGASGPQLSSQTPQQVLGTPGTEEETKAPERPPPLPMRKAQRGAQPRPSDPRDPLHSPQLQPPQPTVGAGRIPDGGTPHPIPTLPGAPQLLGLQIPADSLDSTPPPAILAAKLHHRDRLLPLQRHSRRGPCPAFGGRSREGEHPGRGSHLSDRASREWEASGARGLRPAHRETRPPPRCTSPGASGLPSPPEALPSRRRPRPWAGRLHVSVCAMSPPLPSAHTGEHAPTLSTRPSGATSSRKPTRKSGGAAPPLAPTRTALGRGKGDGEEDEATPERNQPAASASGLLARSKASSMKIMFQ, from the exons ATGGCAACCAGGCTCCCCAGCCTCCAACTGGCTGGCCAGGTCGGGTGGCACAGCCGCGGCATCCTGGAACAGGACCCAGTAGTGGCTGTCCCCGCCCCGGCCCGCAGTGTCTGGGCACCCCCACCGGGCAGCCTGGCCAaggcctcccaccccacccccatccag GACAGCTGCCGGGGCGGCCTGAGCCCAGTGGCCTTCCTGCTCCTGCTGACCGGCTGCCTGGCTGTCACCCCCTGGCCCAAGGCTGAGGGCATCTGCCAGGCTGGAGACGGCAGCCATGGGGCCAGGCCGGCCTGCCCTGCAGTGCAAGAGAGACACATTGTGCTGCTCATTG AGCGCAGGGTGGGGGAGGCTCTGGCCAGCGGAGGGGACACCTCCCAGGAGCTGTGCAAGGAGGCGTGGCAAAGGCTGctccagggcagggctggggggacACGCATTTACTATGCACCAAGCATGGCTGGCTGCCTAGGGGCATCAGGACCTCAGCTAAGCTCGCAGACACCCCAACAGGTCTTAGGGACCCCAGGCactgaggaggaaaccaaggctccaGAAAGACCACCCCCACTTCCAATGAGAAAGGCGCAGAGAGGGGCTCAGCCCAGGCCGTCTGACCCCAGAGACCCCCTCCACAGCCCCCAGCTGCAGCCCCCTCAGCCCACAGTGGGAGCTGGCCGCATCCCTGACGGCgggaccccccaccccatccccaccctgccaGGGGCCCCGCAGCTGCTTGGGCTGCAGATTCCCGCCGACTCGCTAGATTCAACACCACCCCCTGCCATCCTGGCTGCCAAACTCCATCACCGAGATCGCCTCCTCCCGCTCC AGCGCCATTCCCGCCGTGGCCCCTGCCCAGCCTTTGGGGGTCGGTCCAGGGAGGGGGAGCACCCAGGGCGGGGGTCCCACTTGTCGGACCGAGCAAGTCGGGAGTGGGAAGCCAGTGGCGCGCGAGGTCTCCGGCCGGCCCACCGGGAGACACGGCCGCCCCCACGCTGCACCTCCCCAGGGGCCTCCGGGCTTCCCAGCCCACCCGAGGCTCTCCCCTCTCGACGCCGCCCGCGGCCCTGGGCCGGGCGCCTGCACGTGTCTGTCTGTGCCatgtcccctccccttccctccgcTCACACAGGGGAACACGCACCCACTCTCAGCACTCGGCCCTCGggagccacctcctccaggaagcccacccGAAAGTCCGGCGGAGCAGCCCCTCCTCTGGCTCCCACACGCACTGCCCTGGGCCGGGGGAAGGGCGACGGGGAGGAGGACGAGGCAACACCAGAGAGGAACCAGCCAGCTGCGTCTGCCTCGGGCCTCCTCGCCAGAAGCAAAGCCTCTTCCATGAAGATAATGTTCCAGTAA